The following nucleotide sequence is from Chloroflexia bacterium SDU3-3.
GTGTCAAACGGGCCATTCGGCTCGGTGTGTGGCGCCTCTGGTTGTTCGGGTTCCGGGCGGCACCGCCGCTCGCAACGAGGCGTACTATAGCACTCCACCGCGATGCTGTCAAATCGGCGCGAGCACATGGCACGCTCTCTGCTAGTCAGTTCCAAATACGCGAAAGGAGTATGCTTTATGTCACATGCAACTGAGCACCAGATGGAGATGGATGTCTCGATGCAGGAATGCATCACCCACTGTCTGAACTGCCACAGCGCCTGCACCCAGACAAGCATCCACTGCCTCAGCATGGGCGGCAAGCACGCCGCGCCGGAGCACATCCGCCTGCTGCAGGATTGCGCCCAGGCCTGCGCCACGAGCGCCGACTTTATGCTGCGCATGTCGCCCTTCCACCCCTCCTTCTGCCAGGCCTGCGCCGATGTGTGCACAGCCTGCGCCGACGACTGCACCCGCCTAGCCGACGGCGACCAGATGATGATGGCCTGCGCCCAGGTGTGCCGCTCGTGCGCGGAGTCATGCGCGCAGATGGCGGCGATGGCATAGCAACCGTGGAGATCGGCAGAGCGCCGCTGGCGAATATCCGCCAGCGGCGCTTTGTGCGCCTATAGGCCATTTGGCGGGTAGCGCCCACCAGCGCCCAGCATATACGCTTTGCCTACCTATGGTTTTATGCATAGCACGAGGAGTAACGCATGACGAAAAGCATTTTAGGTCTTACCTGTTTACTAGCTCTTGGCCTGATCAGCGCCTGTGGGCAGGCTGCCACCGCACCGACGCCAACCGCAGCGCCAGCAGCCAGCGCAGCACCAGCAGCCAGCGCAACACCAGCAGCCACACCAACAGCCGATAGCCACGCCGCAATGGGCGATATGGATATGACCGCGATGCCGGAGATGGCTGCCGCCCCATACGACGCGCAGTTTATCGATAGCATGATCGAGCACCACCAGGGCGCGATCGCCATGGCCAACGAGGCCCTGAAGAGCGCTGAGCACGAGGAGATCAAGACGATGGCGCAGGCCATCATCTCGGCGCAGCAGGAGGAGATCGGCAAAATGCAGGCGTGGCGCACGGAATGGTACCCCGAGCTGGCCAGCACCGGCGGCATGGGTATGTCGATGGGCGATATGCAGGTGGAAAATGATGCGAGCGTGCCGTTCGACCAGCGCTTTATCATCGCGATGATCGCCCACCACCAGGGCGCGATCGCCATGGCCAAGGACGCCCAGCAGCGCGCCGAGCACGCCGAGATCAAGAGCCTTGCCGATGCGATTGTGGCAGCCCAGGAGGGCGAGATCACGCAGATGCAGGGCTGGCAGAAGGCCTGGTACGGCAAGTAGCGCGTAGGCCATTTGGCGGGTGGTATACTCGCCAGCGGCGCGCTACCATGGCGCTACCCTGATGAACAAATGGAGCACACAATGATCCACACATTTGCCGTAAACGATATGAGCTGCAAGGGCTGCGCTGCCAAGATCACCAAGTCGGTAACGGCGCTGGCGGGCGTGACCAACGTGGTGGCCGAGATCCCCACCAAGCTGGTGCACGTGACCGCTGGCGAGGGCGTGACCCCCACGCAGATCAGCGAGGCGATTGGGGCGGCAGGCTACCACGCCGAGGCCCCGGCGGCCAAGAAGGCCAGCGACTGCGGCTGCGGCAACTAGCGCGGCCCATCCAAGAGCGGCGGGGGAGCATTCCTCCGCCGCTTTGCTATGCCGCTGGCACCGGCCAGGGTGCGTAGGCTATTTGGCGGGTATCGCCCGCCGCCCCGCCGCGCTACACTGAGGCTATCAGGAGCACTATTCCAGAGGTTTGGCATATGACAACAAAACATATCACCTTCGCGGTGACGGGGATGACCTGCGCGTCGTGCTCGGGCCGCGTCGAGCGGGCGCTGCGCAAGGCCGAGGGCGTGGTCGAGGCCAACGTTAACCTTGCCACCGAGCAGGCCCATGTCGAGTACGACCCGCAGCAGGCTCAGCCACAGGCCCTCATCGCCACCGTGGAGCGCAGCGGCTACGGCGTGATCACCGAGCAGGTGGAGCTGCCGGTGACGGGGATGACCTGCGCGTCGTGCTCGGGCCGTGTGGAGCGGGCGCTGCGCAAGGCCGAGGGCGTGGTCGAGGCCAACGTCAACCTCGCCACCGAGCGCGCCAGCATCACCTACGCGCCGGGGGTGGCCAGCCTCGACACGCTGCGGGCGGCGGTGGAGAAGGCGGGCTACGGCGTGATCATGCCCGCCGCCGAGAGCGCGCAGGTGGACAGCGAGGCGCAGGCGCGGCAGGCCGAGCTGGATGAGAAGCGCCGCAAGCTGGTGGTGGCGGTGATCTTCACCCTGCCGCTGTTCGTGGTCTCCATGGCCCGCGACCTGGGCTTCATCCAGCCGTGGCTGATCGGCGCGGGTCGCGCCATAGCCGAGCAGATGCCATCGATGCCCATGGATGAGATGATGAAGATGATTCCTGCCCGCGACGATCTGCTCAACTGGATCTTTCTGGCGCTGGCCACGCCGGTGCAGCTCTACAGCGGGCGCAGCTTCTACATCCACGCCTGGAAGGCGCTGCGGGCGCGCACGGCCAACATGGACACCCTGATCGCGCTCGGATCCTCCGCCGCCTACCTCTACAGCCTAGCGGTGCTGCTCGCCGGGATGGCGGGCCATGTCTACTTCGAGACAGCGGCGGTGATCATCACGCTCATCCTGGTGGGCAAGTTCCTAGAGGCGCGGGCCAAGAGCCAGACCGGCGCGGCCATCCGCGCGCTGATCGGGCTGCAGCCCAAGACCGCCCGCGTGCTGCGCGGCGGGGCCGAGGCCGAGGTGCCGCTGGCCGAGGTGCGCGCTGGCGATATCGTGAGCGTGCGGCCCGGCGAGAAGGTGCCAACCGACGGCGTGATCACCATGGGCCAGTCGAC
It contains:
- a CDS encoding four-helix bundle copper-binding protein — its product is MSHATEHQMEMDVSMQECITHCLNCHSACTQTSIHCLSMGGKHAAPEHIRLLQDCAQACATSADFMLRMSPFHPSFCQACADVCTACADDCTRLADGDQMMMACAQVCRSCAESCAQMAAMA
- a CDS encoding DUF305 domain-containing protein — protein: MTKSILGLTCLLALGLISACGQAATAPTPTAAPAASAAPAASATPAATPTADSHAAMGDMDMTAMPEMAAAPYDAQFIDSMIEHHQGAIAMANEALKSAEHEEIKTMAQAIISAQQEEIGKMQAWRTEWYPELASTGGMGMSMGDMQVENDASVPFDQRFIIAMIAHHQGAIAMAKDAQQRAEHAEIKSLADAIVAAQEGEITQMQGWQKAWYGK
- a CDS encoding heavy-metal-associated domain-containing protein gives rise to the protein MEHTMIHTFAVNDMSCKGCAAKITKSVTALAGVTNVVAEIPTKLVHVTAGEGVTPTQISEAIGAAGYHAEAPAAKKASDCGCGN